A region from the Citrobacter telavivensis genome encodes:
- the napF gene encoding ferredoxin-type protein NapF — MNKSEKYYQALMTHRHVSRRGLFRAFVSAAKHTAPQVPVSQLTHPLPPGAVPDVQFITQCTRCNQCITACPMGILTRHEDGYPQLAIEYASCDGCGLCIAACPSDALCVQARFDTGLRPTFSSACVNPLRPCNQCIEACPEQACAIGAAGIPVLDSERCTGCGECRVQCNADAIRLR; from the coding sequence TGATGACGCACCGGCACGTCAGTCGACGCGGGCTGTTTCGCGCGTTTGTCAGTGCCGCAAAACACACTGCGCCTCAGGTGCCGGTGTCTCAACTGACGCATCCGCTGCCGCCGGGTGCCGTGCCTGATGTGCAGTTCATCACGCAATGTACCCGCTGTAACCAGTGCATTACTGCCTGCCCGATGGGAATTCTGACCCGACATGAGGACGGCTACCCGCAACTGGCGATTGAGTATGCCAGTTGCGATGGCTGTGGTTTGTGCATCGCTGCATGCCCGAGCGACGCGCTGTGCGTACAGGCTCGTTTTGATACCGGCCTGCGCCCGACGTTCAGCTCTGCCTGCGTTAATCCGTTACGCCCGTGCAACCAGTGTATCGAAGCCTGCCCTGAACAGGCTTGTGCCATCGGCGCGGCGGGGATCCCTGTGCTGGACAGCGAGCGCTGTACCGGCTGCGGCGAATGCCGGGTGCAGTGCAACGCTGATGCTATTCGTCTGAGATAA